The DNA window GCCACGCCGGGGCTGAACTACATCGAAGCCAGCCAAACCGTCCGCTTCTCCACCACCACGAACCAGCACAAGGTCACCTTCGCGCACCGAGACCACCGCGGAACGACAGGCACCAACGGCCAACACCAGATGCAGCTCCTGCTCGACAACCAAGTCGTCTGGACCCGAACCGTAAGCGACGAAACGGGCAGCTGGCAGACCACCACCGTCGACCTCACCCAAGCAGCCAAGGGCAAGAGCACCGCCAAGCTCGCCTTCCGCCTCACCAACACCACCCCGGTCGTCAACTCCGCCGTCGACATCGCCATCGACGACCTCACAGGCCAAGGCCTCACCATCCGCAATCCGGGCTTCGAGGACGCCACCATCTGGCAGCTCGCCAGGTACGGCGGCCGCTACGTCGTGGGCATCGACATCTACGACCCGCAACGCCCGCGCCACACGTTCGAGCTGATCCAGCAGCGGTTCGCGCCCTACGAATAGCTTGACCCTGACGCAGCGTCAGCCCCTCATGCTGGCGGCATGAGCACCCCTCCAGCGATCCACGTGCAAGGCCTCGAGAAGTCGTACAAGGACCTGCACGTCCTGCGCGGCGTCGACTTCGACGTGGCGCGCGGCAGCATCTTCGCCCTCCTGGGCTCGAACGGCGCGGGCAAGACCACCGTGGTGAGGATCCTGTCCACGCTCCTCAGAGCCGACACCGGAACCGCCCAAGTACAAGGCTTCGACGTCGCGACCCAGGCCGCCGACGTACGGGAGTCCATCAGCCTCACCGGCCAGTTCGCCGCCGTCGACGAGATCCTCACCGGCCGCGAGAACCTCGTCCTCGTCGCAAAACTGAGGCACCTCGAAGACCCCGGCACCATCGCCGACGGCCTCCTCGACCGCTTCTCACTGCGGGAGGCGGGCAGCCGGCGCGTCTCGACGTACTCCGGTGGCATGCGTCGCCGCCTCGACATCGCGATGAGCCTGATCGGGAACCCATCGGTCATCTTCCTCGACGAGCCGACAGCCGGCCTCGACCCGCAGGCGCGCATCGAGGTGTGGCAGGCCGTCAAAGAGCTCGCCAACGGCGGCACGACCGTGCTGCTCACCACCCAGTACCTCGACGAGGCCGAGCAGCTCGCCGACCGGATCGCGATCCTCCATCTGGGCCGGATCATCGTGAACGGGACCCTCGCCGAGCTCAAACAGCTGCTGCCGCCCGCCCAGGTCGAGTACGTCGAGAAGCAGCCGTCGCTCGAGGACGTCTTCCTCGCCGTCGTCGGCGACACCAAGAAGCAGGGATAAGCCAATGGCCACGTACTTCCTCGCCGACACCGCCGTCCTCACCGAACGAACCCTCCGGCACGTCACCCGCAGCCTCGACACCATCATCACCACCGCCATCACCCCGATCGCGATGATGCTGCTGTTCGTCTTCGTGTTCGGCGGCGCGATCGACACCGGGTCCGTCTCGTACGTGAACTACATGCTCCCCGGCATCCTGCTCATCACGATCGCGTCGGGCATCTCGTACACGACGATGCGGCTCTTCACCGACCTGCAGAGCGGGATCTTCGAACGATTCCAATCCATGCCGATCGCAAGATCGGGCGTGCTCTGGGCACATGTCCTGACCTCGTTGGTCGCCAACGTGATCTCGCTCGCCGTCGTCATCGCCGTCGCCCTCGTCATGGGCTTCCGCTCAGGGGCAGGCGTGCTGGCGTGGCTCGCGGTCGCCGGCATCCTCATCCTGTTCACGCTCGCGCTGACCTGGATCTCGGTCATCCCCGGCCTCACCGCGAAAAGCGTGGACGGCGCGAGCGCGTACGCCTACCCGCTCATCTTCCTGCCGTTCATCAGCTCAGCCTTCGTACCCACCGAAACCATGCCCGGCCCCGTCCGTGTCTTCGCCGAGAACCAGCCGGTGACCTCGATCGTCAACACGATCCGCGCCCTGCTCACCGAGCAACCCGTGGATGCCGACCTCTGGATCGCGCTGGCGTGGTGCGGAGGCATCCTCGTCGTTGCGTACGTGTTCGCCACGATCTCCTACCGGCGCAGGATCTCCTGAGCCGGCGCGTCGAGGGCAGGATGAGCACATGCTGACGATCGGTCAACTGGCGGCGTACGCCGGCGTCACCGTGCGGGCGGTCCGGCACTACCACCAGATCGGGCTCCTGCCCGAGCCGGAGCGGGACGACTCGGGCTACCGCCGGTACGGCCCCACGGCGGTCGTGTCCCTGGTTAAGATCCGCACCCTCGCCAACGCCGGCGTGCCGTTGTCGCAGATCGCGCTGATGCTCCAGGCCGACGCGTCGACGTTCGCCGAGGCGGTCGAGAAGATCGACTACCACCTGCGCGACGAGATCGAACGGCTGCAGACCAGCCGCAAGCAGATCGCGCGGCTCACCGCCGGGGACAGCGTCGCGCTACCGCCGGAGGTGGACCGCTACCTCGACCGGCTTCGCGAGATCGGCGCGTCGGAACGGATGGTGCAGGGCGAACGGGACGGCTGGATCCTGGTCGCGGCTTGCTGGCCCGACCGTTTCGCCGAGATCATGCCCTCGAAGTTCGCCCAGCTCGAAGACCCGCAGCTCGTACGGCTCTATCGGCTCCTGTCGGAGATCATCGACGAGGCCGACTCGGTGGACGACCCGCGGCTGGCCGAAGCCGCCGACCTCATGGCCGCCATGGCCGAGCAGGCCGACGCGGCCGGTGAGCTCGACTACGTCGGCTTGGCGAAGGACGACCCGGCGATCGCTTTGCTGGACGCCTTTCCCCTCGAGGCCGATCCGCGGTCGGAGCGGATGGTGGAGCTGATGCGCGAACGTGGCTGGACCGGCTGGACCCGCCCGGAACGGATCGCGCCTCCGTCCTAGCCGCGAGCCTTCGTCTGGCGGTGGGTTCGACCGGTCCGGCCCGGCCCTGGGGCCAACGATCATGTTTACATGATCATTGGCCCCTCTACGTGGGGTGGACGCCAGGTAGAGAGGCCGCTGGCCGGGTAAGGCGACCACGACGCTTCACCCACGGAGTGCCCTCCTGCTCAGATCACTCGAGACGTCGCCGTCCCAAAGTTTCCCAAGCAGGACAGGCACTTCCGTGCATCACGGACCAATGTCGCCCAGCGAGTCGTGAAATCTCGACGCTAGCGGCCTACTCCCCCACGACCTGGCGATCCGCGGACGAGAACGCGATGACGAAGATCGCCTGGTCGTCGCCGACGTTGCGGGCGTTGTGCAGGACGCCGGCGGGGATGCTGATGGTGTCGCCCGGACCCATCTGCCTGAGGTTGTCGCCGTCGGAGTGCTCGATCGTCCCCTGCAGCACGTGCAGCACCTCGTCGCAGTTCGGGTGGTAGTGCCGCGGGTTGGCCTTGCCCGGGTCGATGTAGCAGCGGCCGACGGTCATCGTGGTCGAGTTGCCGAGCCTGCCCGCGATCATCCACTCGAGCCGTCCGAACTCGGTCTCCT is part of the Tenggerimyces flavus genome and encodes:
- a CDS encoding ABC transporter permease — protein: MATYFLADTAVLTERTLRHVTRSLDTIITTAITPIAMMLLFVFVFGGAIDTGSVSYVNYMLPGILLITIASGISYTTMRLFTDLQSGIFERFQSMPIARSGVLWAHVLTSLVANVISLAVVIAVALVMGFRSGAGVLAWLAVAGILILFTLALTWISVIPGLTAKSVDGASAYAYPLIFLPFISSAFVPTETMPGPVRVFAENQPVTSIVNTIRALLTEQPVDADLWIALAWCGGILVVAYVFATISYRRRIS
- a CDS encoding cupin domain-containing protein; this translates as MSDTTAHLAPAATREVEETEFGRLEWMIAGRLGNSTTMTVGRCYIDPGKANPRHYHPNCDEVLHVLQGTIEHSDGDNLRQMGPGDTISIPAGVLHNARNVGDDQAIFVIAFSSADRQVVGE
- a CDS encoding helix-turn-helix domain-containing protein, encoding MLTIGQLAAYAGVTVRAVRHYHQIGLLPEPERDDSGYRRYGPTAVVSLVKIRTLANAGVPLSQIALMLQADASTFAEAVEKIDYHLRDEIERLQTSRKQIARLTAGDSVALPPEVDRYLDRLREIGASERMVQGERDGWILVAACWPDRFAEIMPSKFAQLEDPQLVRLYRLLSEIIDEADSVDDPRLAEAADLMAAMAEQADAAGELDYVGLAKDDPAIALLDAFPLEADPRSERMVELMRERGWTGWTRPERIAPPS
- a CDS encoding ABC transporter ATP-binding protein, with amino-acid sequence MSTPPAIHVQGLEKSYKDLHVLRGVDFDVARGSIFALLGSNGAGKTTVVRILSTLLRADTGTAQVQGFDVATQAADVRESISLTGQFAAVDEILTGRENLVLVAKLRHLEDPGTIADGLLDRFSLREAGSRRVSTYSGGMRRRLDIAMSLIGNPSVIFLDEPTAGLDPQARIEVWQAVKELANGGTTVLLTTQYLDEAEQLADRIAILHLGRIIVNGTLAELKQLLPPAQVEYVEKQPSLEDVFLAVVGDTKKQG